Genomic window (Drosophila albomicans strain 15112-1751.03 chromosome X, ASM965048v2, whole genome shotgun sequence):
AATGGAATTTGACGTCCACGATTGCGTGTGAAGAGGAAGTAGCCGAAGATGACGCCAATCAACCATGTGggaatgcgtgtgtgtgttggataATACGTGAGGCGCTGGCGAAGATCAACATGATCGTCCTGGACACGGAACAGCGTGAAGTCGTTGTGCAAGAATGTGGCAACTGTGCAGCCCAAGCAGAGCAGACCAAAGATCACAATTGGGATGAGCGCCTTTTTGCCCCACTTCCACAGCGGAATTAGGAACAATGGGGACAGGAAATACAACTGAGTATCTACGGCTAGATACCAGGATTGCGACACGCACTgtggaaataaaaaaaggaaagcaaGTCAAAGGTTAATTTTTGGGTTTCTAagttatgtattatattttggtaatgaaattattgtaattgtgGAAAAGAATtggtaatttaataaaaaggaaaacagtAGGAATACTTGTAGGTCATAAAATGGAAACATTTCATTACATTTCACTGACTATTTCCCATTAGGAGTTCAAGAGTTCAGTCTGAGATATGAGATTGCTTTACTTACAATGCTGTAGGGGAAGGCATAGTTCTGCACATAGAGGAGTGTGGCCCACCAAGTGTCCGCGCAACGTGCATCCTGGGTGCCCAACTTGAACCACATGGGACCGGCGCCCGAGTATTTGTATAGGGACATGATGTAGAggacgacaacggcaacgacggGAGTGAGACGAATGTAACGATGGAAGTACATCATGGGGATGTTCAGTTTGCCCTTGGTGCGCTCCATTTCACGGAATGCTCCCCAGCACATCAGCAAGCCAGACATGAAGAAGAAGGTGTCCACGCAGAGGGAACCGTTCTGCACAAGCATGGAGTACGGGGTCTCCAGCCACGCATAATAGATGTTGCGGTTAATGTGTGGCAGGTCATAGAAGGTCATATATCCGTGTCCAAAGACCACCCACATCATACTGAAGCAACGCAGACCGTTCAAGCAGTGAATCACATTTGGACTGTTCACCTGTTTCACTGTGAAGATCTTTGGTGCATTGTGGAGCACCGAGAAGGCCAAATAAAGTGGTTTCTTTTGTCCTGCAACAAGGATTAATCAGAATGTTAAACTCCGAATGGGACTCTGTATTAACAATGTTATAAACATTACCTCCATTGCGAGTCTGTACAAAGTCGTAGATACTGCTGGCTATCATGAAGAAGACAATCAGCGAGAAGAAAACGCTAAATGGAGAAGAgagatatatttattttcaaaatatttgaagataATGGCATGAATGACGAGGGAAATTCTAAATGCCTAGAGAATGCTTCGAGTGCATTGGCTAGatctcaattaaattgcacGATTATGCAAGCAATTTCAGATTAGCGATTCGAAGATTGGCTATCAAGCAAAAAGTGTGGTACAATAATCACATAATACTACATACAAACATCGAACGCGGTGGGGCGAGAGCtgtaaataaacttatttCGCTATATTTGGCAAATCGTGGGCTTTGGCGTAACAGTTTGGAACTTTTGATTTCCGATAATCGTATCGCCAATTTTCGATTTGACAGCAATTGTGCGAAATTTGACGTTTTGCGATAATGCCTGATCGGCTGATCAAAAATCTATAAACGAATCTAtagcacaaataaaaaatggttATTTGGTGGCCTTGTCAAATAAATTTCCCAATTTCTGGGCATTCATTTGTGGTCAATTTGTgggtaattaaaaatgttgaacttCCTTAAAGCTGATGCAACAACCACAAAGCGTTGCAATAATGGGTAAGCAAATGTTTTAAGAGTTGATCAATCAAATCAGCTAGAAATCACGTGAATAAGTTCGGAATGGattaatgaaatataccaatacaagggtatataaatttacttattttattatactattatttttgtagtacgCATTATTGGAGTAATTTAAAGGGTTGTTCTTTaccataaataattaatcaatacACTACGAAATATGCGGAATTCCCTACAGATTGCGATCTATATAAGATTGCTAGGTAGACGAACTAtcgattaaaaatatataatatataactttttttttttaaatttgcaacttGTTATGAGGCTTGTGTGtttgaaaatagaaaacaaattgattgtACTTACATGGCAAAAATATCGACGCCACGGAATTCGATTGGTGCATCATATTTACACCAACTTTCCGAAACCATTTGCTCGGTGAGATTGACATAATCAGTGCCATAAAAGTGTTCAATAGCGTATTTGAGAAGTAGATCAGTTTTCTCGGCACTGCACGTGCTTGGCACACATACGCCCAATTCAAAGATTTGTGGATCAGTTTGCTTATAGCTGATACGTGCTGTTGAGGTCTCCTCATTCCTGCGCCTCACTTGGCTATAGAATTGGGTGATATTGAGACGCGTCAGGCAGTATTGACCGCGAATCTCATCGCCGTAAGTGCTTGAAGCCGCAACGCATTCCTCGTATTGACCCATGCTGATCAGATGGCCCCAGAAGAAGCCAACTGGTAGACGACCCCATGTGTCGGGAACTGCAAAGAAAATTGCATTCTTTAGGTTTTAAGATATTCGGATATTCTTAtggcattaaatatata
Coding sequences:
- the LOC117577630 gene encoding nose resistant to fluoxetine protein 6, yielding MTTKLHQLAKPAMAIAAFILLLATTTTTATAHLNNGQDLLTGHSLPMQSSLAHQFFALAAEQIAISNQTASTGLLTPSNTYGNKAYNDDLCDRDVARIRDAIANMEEWALEFPDTWGRLPVGFFWGHLISMGQYEECVAASSTYGDEIRGQYCLTRLNITQFYSQVRRRNEETSTARISYKQTDPQIFELGVCVPSTCSAEKTDLLLKYAIEHFYGTDYVNLTEQMVSESWCKYDAPIEFRGVDIFAIVFFSLIVFFMIASSIYDFVQTRNGGQKKPLYLAFSVLHNAPKIFTVKQVNSPNVIHCLNGLRCFSMMWVVFGHGYMTFYDLPHINRNIYYAWLETPYSMLVQNGSLCVDTFFFMSGLLMCWGAFREMERTKGKLNIPMMYFHRYIRLTPVVAVVVLYIMSLYKYSGAGPMWFKLGTQDARCADTWWATLLYVQNYAFPYSICVSQSWYLAVDTQLYFLSPLFLIPLWKWGKKALIPIVIFGLLCLGCTVATFLHNDFTLFRVQDDHVDLRQRLTYYPTHTRIPTWLIGVIFGYFLFTRNRGRQIPLAKHWVITGWVLAFGTMLADLWGPYWRILPHTPDSPLIEGALFEPLSRSSWAFAIGWIVWACYNGHGGLINDFLSWSFFTGFSRLTYCMYVIHRIVQLVNAARLQTDTHFSDYDAILRWWHDFGITLTLSIFATLAFEAPILGIEKAIFGRGDSKPAPKKPAPVDQPKAASEPLQEPVPATTDAEKVSEIEPAISRAANPSNA